In the Candidatus Omnitrophota bacterium genome, one interval contains:
- a CDS encoding iron-containing alcohol dehydrogenase: MNFQFYSPTKLIVGAGKAAAAGDIAGEFAKTALVIYSQSLRQTSIVFDSLRSKGIKIVEYKKPSGEPDVETVDAAADAARRAQCGVIVSIGGGSTIDLAKAAAGLASNGGSVVEYLEEVGTGRQVVKPALPHIALPTTAGTGAEVTKNAVISSRTGRFKKSFRSPYLFPAVAILDAQLTESLPPQQAAYSGMDAITQLIEAFLTRKATPITDALALHGLELALPSIHDVCREGSSIEARENMLLASTLSGICLANAGLGLAHGFASGLGALYDIPHGKACAILLPHAMRINLNAAQAKLARIGALFSNSGSANEEALADRAVKVIEQLTAELGIPADLKSLRIPTDELDLLAKMSMGNSMRGNLVEITQELAKELLSQWI, from the coding sequence ATGAACTTTCAATTTTACTCTCCAACGAAACTTATCGTAGGGGCGGGAAAAGCGGCGGCGGCTGGAGATATCGCCGGGGAATTTGCAAAAACGGCGCTAGTAATTTACAGCCAATCTCTACGTCAAACCTCCATCGTCTTCGATTCGTTGCGATCCAAAGGCATAAAAATTGTCGAATATAAAAAACCGTCCGGCGAACCGGACGTAGAGACGGTTGACGCGGCGGCGGATGCAGCGAGACGGGCGCAGTGCGGCGTTATCGTATCCATCGGCGGCGGTTCTACGATCGATCTCGCCAAAGCGGCGGCGGGATTGGCGTCAAACGGGGGCAGCGTTGTGGAGTACTTGGAAGAAGTAGGAACGGGACGGCAAGTTGTTAAGCCAGCCCTGCCGCATATCGCCCTGCCAACGACGGCGGGGACGGGAGCGGAAGTTACGAAAAACGCCGTTATCTCTTCGCGGACGGGACGGTTCAAGAAAAGTTTCCGCAGCCCTTATCTTTTTCCCGCCGTTGCGATTCTCGACGCCCAGCTGACGGAGAGCCTGCCGCCGCAACAAGCGGCGTACAGCGGCATGGACGCCATCACGCAGTTGATCGAAGCGTTCCTGACGCGAAAGGCCACGCCGATTACGGACGCGCTAGCGCTGCATGGATTGGAATTGGCGCTGCCGTCCATCCACGACGTTTGCCGCGAGGGCAGTTCCATCGAAGCGCGAGAGAATATGTTGCTGGCTAGTACGCTCAGCGGGATATGCCTAGCCAACGCCGGATTGGGTTTAGCGCATGGATTCGCTTCCGGCTTGGGCGCGTTGTACGATATTCCTCACGGCAAAGCGTGCGCCATTCTCTTGCCTCACGCGATGAGAATCAACCTTAATGCCGCGCAAGCGAAACTAGCGCGGATTGGGGCGCTTTTCTCGAATAGCGGATCGGCGAACGAAGAAGCGTTAGCGGATCGCGCCGTGAAAGTGATCGAACAACTGACCGCCGAATTGGGAATTCCCGCCGATTTGAAATCGCTGCGCATTCCGACGGATGAACTTGATTTGTTGGCGAAGATGTCGATGGGGAACAGCATGAGAGGAAATCTCGTAGAGATTACGCAGGAATTGGCGAAGGAACTTTTGAGTCAATGGATATGA